In Dehalococcoidales bacterium, a genomic segment contains:
- the cutA gene encoding divalent-cation tolerance protein CutA, whose protein sequence is MPNSEYAVIFITASAGEEADLISKVLVEEGKAACVNIVDGVHSLFRWEGNIESTDESLLIVKAKTSFLEEIIRIVKEIHSNEVPEIIALPIIGGNPDYLAWIDKETL, encoded by the coding sequence ATGCCAAACTCCGAATATGCAGTTATCTTTATTACCGCTTCAGCCGGTGAAGAGGCCGATCTTATCTCAAAAGTCCTGGTGGAAGAAGGAAAAGCAGCCTGCGTTAATATCGTTGACGGGGTACATTCGCTTTTCCGCTGGGAAGGTAATATTGAATCGACAGACGAAAGCCTGCTTATTGTTAAAGCCAAAACTTCCTTTTTAGAAGAAATAATCCGTATTGTCAAAGAGATTCACTCCAATGAAGTCCCCGAAATAATTGCCCTGCCGATTATCGGCGGTAACCCCGATTATTTGGCCTGGATTGATAAAGAAACACTGTAA